A window from Macaca fascicularis isolate 582-1 chromosome 20, T2T-MFA8v1.1 encodes these proteins:
- the TAOK2 gene encoding serine/threonine-protein kinase TAO2 isoform X2, which produces MPAGGRAGSLKDPDVAELFFKDDPEKLFSDLREIGHGSFGAVYFARDVRNSEVVAIKKMSYSGKQSNEKWQDIIKEVRFLQKLRHPNTIQYRGCYLREHTAWLVMEYCLGSASDLLEVHKKPLQEVEIAAVTHGALQGLAYLHSHNMIHRDVKAGNILLSEPGLVKLGDFGSASIMAPANSFVGTPYWMAPEVILAMDEGQYDGKVDVWSLGITCIELAERKPPLFNMNAMSALYHIAQNESPVLQSGHWSEYFRNFVDSCLQKIPQDRPTSEVLLKHRFVLRERPPTVIMDLIQRTKDAVRELDNLQYRKMKKILFQEAPNGPGAEAPEEEEEAEPYMHRAGTLTSLESSHSVPSMSISASSQSSSVNSLADASDNEEEEEEEEEEEEEEEGPEAREMAMMQEGEHTVTSHSSIIHRLPGSDNLYDDPYQPEITPSPLQPPAAPAPTSTTSSARRRAYCRNRDHFATIRTASLVSRQIQEHEQDSALREQLSGYKRMRRQHQKQLLALESRLRGEREEHSARLQRELEAQRAGFGAEAEKLARRHQAIGEKEARAAQAEERKFQQHILGQQKKELAALLEAQKRTYKLRKEQLKEELQENPSTPKREKAEWLLRQKEQLQQCQAEEEAGLLRRQRQYFELQCRQYKRKMLLARHSLDQDLLREDLNKKQTQKDLECALLLRQHEATRELELRQLQAVQRTRAELTRLQHQTELGNQLEYNKRREQELRQKHAAQVRQQPKSLKSKELQIKKQFQETCKIQTRQYKALRAHLLETTPKAQHKSLLKRLKEEQTRKLAILAEQYDQSISEMLSSQALRLDETQEAEFQALRQQLQQELELLNAYQSKIKIRTESQHERELRELEQRVALRRALLEQRVEEELLALQTGRSERIRSLLERQAREIEAFDAESMRLGFSSMALGGIPAEAAAQGYPAPPPAPAWPSRPVPRSGAHWSHGPPPPGMPPPAWRQPSLLAPPGPPNWLGPPTQSGTPRGGALLLLRNSPQPLRRAASGGSGSENVGPPAAAVPGPLSRSTSVASHILNGSSHFYS; this is translated from the exons ATGCCAGCTGGGGGCCGGGCCGGGAGCCTGAAGGACCCAGATGTGGCTGAGCTCTTCTTCAAAGATGACCCAGAAAAGCTCTTCTCTGACCTCCGGGAAATTGGCCATGGCAGCTTTGGAGCCGTATACTTT GCCCGGGATGTCCGGAATAGTGAGGTGGTGGCCATCAAGAAGATGTCCTACAGTGGGAAGCAGTCCAATGAG AAATGGCAAGACATCATCAAGGAGGTGCGGTTTTTACAGAAGCTTCGGCATCCCAACACCATTCAGTACCGGGGCTGTTACCTGAGGGAGCACACGGCTTGG CTGGTGATGGAGTATTGCCTGGGCTCAGCTTCTGACCTTCTAGAAG TGCACAAGAAACCCCTTCAGGAGGTAGAGATCGCAGCCGTGACCCACGGGGCGCTTCAGGGCCTGGCATATCTGCACTCCCACAACATGATCCATAG GGATGTGAAGGCTGGAAACATCCTGCTGTCAGAGCCAGGGTTAGTGAAGCTAGGGGACTTCGGTTCTGCGTCCATCATGGCACCTGCCAACTCCTTCGTGGGCACCCCATActg GATGGCACCCGAGGTGATCCTGGCCATGGATGAGGGGCAGTACGATGGCAAAGTGGATGTCTGGTCCTTGGGGATAACCTGCATCGAGCTGG CGGAACGGAAACCACCGCTGTTTAACATGAATGCGATGAGTGCCTTATACCACATTGCACAGAACGAATCCCCCGTGCTCCAGTCAGGACACTG GTCTGAGTACTTCCGGAATTTTGTCGACTCTTGTCTTCAGAAAATCCCTCAAGACAGACCAACCTCAGAGGTCCTCCTGAAG CACCGCTTTGTGCTCCGGGAGCGGCCACCCACAGTCATTATGGACCTGATCCAGAGGACCAAGGATGCCGTGCGGGAGCTGGACAACCTGCAGTACCGCAAGATGAAGAAGATCCTATTCCAAGAGGCACCCAACGGCCCTGGTGCTGAGGCCCCAGAAGAGGAAGAG GAGGCTGAGCCCTACATGCACCGGGCCGGGACTCTGACCAGTCTCGAGAGTAGCCACTCAGTGCCCAGCATGTCCATCAGCGCCTCCAGCCAGAGCAGCTCTGTCAACAGCCTAGCAGATGCCTCAGACAacgaggaagaggaggaggaggaggaggaagaggaggaggaggaggaaggcccCGAAGCCCGGGAGATGGCCATGATGCAGGAGGGGGAGCACACGGTCACCTCTCACAGCTCCATTATTCACCGGCTGCCG GGCTCTGACAATCTGTATGATGACCCCTACCAGCCAGAGATAACCCCCAGCCCTCTCCAgccgcctgcagccccagctcccacctccaccacctctTCCGCCCGCCGCCGGGCCTACTGCCGAAACCGGGACCACTTTGCCACCATCCGAACTGCCTCCCTG GTTAGCCGTCAGATCCAGGAGCATGAGCAGGACTCTGCACTGCGGGAGCAGCTGAGTGGTTATAAGCGGATGCGACGACAGCACCAGAAGCAGCTGCTGGCCCTGGAGTCGCGTTTGAGGGGTGAACGGGAGGAGCACAGTGCACGGCTGCAGCGGGAGCTTGAGGCGCAGCGGGCTGGCTTTGGGGCGGAGGCAGAAAAGCTGGCCCGGCGGCACCAGGCCATCGGTGAGAAGGAGGCGCGAGCTGCCCAGGCCGAAGAGCGGAAGTTCCAGCAGCACATCCTTGGTCAACAGAAGAAGGAGCTGGCTGCTTTGCTGGAGGCGCAGAAGCGGACCTACAAACTTCGCAAGGAACAGCTGAAGGAG GAGCTCCAAGAGAACCCCAGCACTCCCAAGCGGGAGAAGGCCGAGTGGCTGCTGCGGCAGAAGGAGCAGCTCCAGCAGTGCCAGGcggaggaggaggcagggctgcTGCGGCGGCAGCGCCAGTACTTTGAGCTACAGTGTCGCCAGTACAAGCGCAAGATGTTGCTGGCTCGGCACAGCCTGGACCAGGACCTGCTGCGGGAG gaccTGAACAAGAAGCAGACCCAGAAAGACTTGGAATGTGCACTGCTGCTTCGGCAGCACGAGGCCACGCGGGAGCTGGAGCTGCGGCAGCTCCAGGCTGTGCAGCGCACGCGGGCTGAGCTCACCCGCCTGCAGCACCAGACGGAGCTGGGCAACCAGCTGGAGTACAACAAGCGGCGTGAGCAAGAGTTGCGGCAGAAGCACGCGGCCCAGGTTCGCCAGCAGCCCAAGAGCCTCAAA TCTAAGGAGCTGCAGATCAAGAAGCAGTTCCAGGAGACGTGTAAGATCCAGACTCGGCAGTACAAGGCTCTGCGAGCACACTTGCTGGAGACCACGCCCAAAGCTCAGCACAAGAGCCTCCTTAAGCGGCTCAAGGAAGAGCAGACCCGCAAGCTGGCGATCTTGGCCGAGCAGTATGACCAGTCCATCTCAGAGATGCTCAGCTCACAGGCG CTACGACTTGATgagacccaggaggcagagttccaGGCCCTTCGGCAGCAGCTTCAACAGGAGCTGGAGCTGCTCAACGCTTACCAGAGCAAGATCAAGATCCGCACAGAAAGCCAGCATGAGAGGGAACTGCGGGAGCTGGAGCAGAGGGTCGCGCTGCGGCGGGCACTGCTGGAGCAGCGG GTGGAAGAGGAGCTGCTGGCCCTGCAGACAGGGCGCTCTGAGCGAATCCGGAGTCTGCTTGAGCGGCAGGCCCGTGAGATCGAGGCCTTTGATGCGGAAAGCATGAGGCTGGGCTTCTCCAGCATGGCTCTGGGGGGCATCCCAGCCGAGGCTGCTGCCCAGGGCTATCCTgctccaccccctgccccagcctggccctCCCGTCCCGTTCCCCGTTCTGGGGCACACTGGAGTCACGGCCCTCCTCCACCAGGCATGCCCCCTCCAGCCTGGCGTCAGCCGTCTCTGCTGGCTCCCCCAGGCCCCCCAAACTGGCTGGGGCCCCCCACACAGAGTGGGACACCCCGTGGCGGAGCCCTGCTGCTGCTAAGAAACAGCCCCCAGCCCCTGCGGCGGGCAGCCTCGGGGGGCAGTGGCAGTGAGAACGTGGGCCCCCCTGCTGCCGCGGTGCCCGGGCCTCTGAGTCGCAGCACCAGTGTCGCTTCCCACATCCTCAATGGTTCTTCCCACTTCTAttcctga
- the TAOK2 gene encoding serine/threonine-protein kinase TAO2 isoform X3 gives MPAGGRAGSLKDPDVAELFFKDDPEKLFSDLREIGHGSFGAVYFARDVRNSEVVAIKKMSYSGKQSNEKWQDIIKEVRFLQKLRHPNTIQYRGCYLREHTAWLVMEYCLGSASDLLEVHKKPLQEVEIAAVTHGALQGLAYLHSHNMIHRDVKAGNILLSEPGLVKLGDFGSASIMAPANSFVGTPYWMAPEVILAMDEGQYDGKVDVWSLGITCIELAERKPPLFNMNAMSALYHIAQNESPVLQSGHWSEYFRNFVDSCLQKIPQDRPTSEVLLKHRFVLRERPPTVIMDLIQRTKDAVRELDNLQYRKMKKILFQEAPNGPGAEAPEEEEEAEPYMHRAGTLTSLESSHSVPSMSISASSQSSSVNSLADASDNEEEEEEEEEEEEEEEGPEAREMAMMQEGEHTVTSHSSIIHRLPGSDNLYDDPYQPEITPSPLQPPAAPAPTSTTSSARRRAYCRNRDHFATIRTASLVSRQIQEHEQDSALREQLSGYKRMRRQHQKQLLALESRLRGEREEHSARLQRELEAQRAGFGAEAEKLARRHQAIGEKEARAAQAEERKFQQHILGQQKKELAALLEAQKRTYKLRKEQLKEELQENPSTPKREKAEWLLRQKEQLQQCQAEEEAGLLRRQRQYFELQCRQYKRKMLLARHSLDQDLLREDLNKKQTQKDLECALLLRQHEATRELELRQLQAVQRTRAELTRLQHQTELGNQLEYNKRREQELRQKHAAQVRQQPKSLKKKTNTNKISERNCAFGPGCLCLLCPAA, from the exons ATGCCAGCTGGGGGCCGGGCCGGGAGCCTGAAGGACCCAGATGTGGCTGAGCTCTTCTTCAAAGATGACCCAGAAAAGCTCTTCTCTGACCTCCGGGAAATTGGCCATGGCAGCTTTGGAGCCGTATACTTT GCCCGGGATGTCCGGAATAGTGAGGTGGTGGCCATCAAGAAGATGTCCTACAGTGGGAAGCAGTCCAATGAG AAATGGCAAGACATCATCAAGGAGGTGCGGTTTTTACAGAAGCTTCGGCATCCCAACACCATTCAGTACCGGGGCTGTTACCTGAGGGAGCACACGGCTTGG CTGGTGATGGAGTATTGCCTGGGCTCAGCTTCTGACCTTCTAGAAG TGCACAAGAAACCCCTTCAGGAGGTAGAGATCGCAGCCGTGACCCACGGGGCGCTTCAGGGCCTGGCATATCTGCACTCCCACAACATGATCCATAG GGATGTGAAGGCTGGAAACATCCTGCTGTCAGAGCCAGGGTTAGTGAAGCTAGGGGACTTCGGTTCTGCGTCCATCATGGCACCTGCCAACTCCTTCGTGGGCACCCCATActg GATGGCACCCGAGGTGATCCTGGCCATGGATGAGGGGCAGTACGATGGCAAAGTGGATGTCTGGTCCTTGGGGATAACCTGCATCGAGCTGG CGGAACGGAAACCACCGCTGTTTAACATGAATGCGATGAGTGCCTTATACCACATTGCACAGAACGAATCCCCCGTGCTCCAGTCAGGACACTG GTCTGAGTACTTCCGGAATTTTGTCGACTCTTGTCTTCAGAAAATCCCTCAAGACAGACCAACCTCAGAGGTCCTCCTGAAG CACCGCTTTGTGCTCCGGGAGCGGCCACCCACAGTCATTATGGACCTGATCCAGAGGACCAAGGATGCCGTGCGGGAGCTGGACAACCTGCAGTACCGCAAGATGAAGAAGATCCTATTCCAAGAGGCACCCAACGGCCCTGGTGCTGAGGCCCCAGAAGAGGAAGAG GAGGCTGAGCCCTACATGCACCGGGCCGGGACTCTGACCAGTCTCGAGAGTAGCCACTCAGTGCCCAGCATGTCCATCAGCGCCTCCAGCCAGAGCAGCTCTGTCAACAGCCTAGCAGATGCCTCAGACAacgaggaagaggaggaggaggaggaggaagaggaggaggaggaggaaggcccCGAAGCCCGGGAGATGGCCATGATGCAGGAGGGGGAGCACACGGTCACCTCTCACAGCTCCATTATTCACCGGCTGCCG GGCTCTGACAATCTGTATGATGACCCCTACCAGCCAGAGATAACCCCCAGCCCTCTCCAgccgcctgcagccccagctcccacctccaccacctctTCCGCCCGCCGCCGGGCCTACTGCCGAAACCGGGACCACTTTGCCACCATCCGAACTGCCTCCCTG GTTAGCCGTCAGATCCAGGAGCATGAGCAGGACTCTGCACTGCGGGAGCAGCTGAGTGGTTATAAGCGGATGCGACGACAGCACCAGAAGCAGCTGCTGGCCCTGGAGTCGCGTTTGAGGGGTGAACGGGAGGAGCACAGTGCACGGCTGCAGCGGGAGCTTGAGGCGCAGCGGGCTGGCTTTGGGGCGGAGGCAGAAAAGCTGGCCCGGCGGCACCAGGCCATCGGTGAGAAGGAGGCGCGAGCTGCCCAGGCCGAAGAGCGGAAGTTCCAGCAGCACATCCTTGGTCAACAGAAGAAGGAGCTGGCTGCTTTGCTGGAGGCGCAGAAGCGGACCTACAAACTTCGCAAGGAACAGCTGAAGGAG GAGCTCCAAGAGAACCCCAGCACTCCCAAGCGGGAGAAGGCCGAGTGGCTGCTGCGGCAGAAGGAGCAGCTCCAGCAGTGCCAGGcggaggaggaggcagggctgcTGCGGCGGCAGCGCCAGTACTTTGAGCTACAGTGTCGCCAGTACAAGCGCAAGATGTTGCTGGCTCGGCACAGCCTGGACCAGGACCTGCTGCGGGAG gaccTGAACAAGAAGCAGACCCAGAAAGACTTGGAATGTGCACTGCTGCTTCGGCAGCACGAGGCCACGCGGGAGCTGGAGCTGCGGCAGCTCCAGGCTGTGCAGCGCACGCGGGCTGAGCTCACCCGCCTGCAGCACCAGACGGAGCTGGGCAACCAGCTGGAGTACAACAAGCGGCGTGAGCAAGAGTTGCGGCAGAAGCACGCGGCCCAGGTTCGCCAGCAGCCCAAGAGCCTCAAA aaaaagacaaacacaaataaaatatctgagCGGAACTGTGCCTTTGGCCCAGGCTGCCTCTGTCTGCTTTGTCCTGCCGCCTAG
- the TAOK2 gene encoding serine/threonine-protein kinase TAO2 isoform X1 has translation MPAGGRAGSLKDPDVAELFFKDDPEKLFSDLREIGHGSFGAVYFARDVRNSEVVAIKKMSYSGKQSNEKWQDIIKEVRFLQKLRHPNTIQYRGCYLREHTAWLVMEYCLGSASDLLEVHKKPLQEVEIAAVTHGALQGLAYLHSHNMIHRDVKAGNILLSEPGLVKLGDFGSASIMAPANSFVGTPYWMAPEVILAMDEGQYDGKVDVWSLGITCIELAERKPPLFNMNAMSALYHIAQNESPVLQSGHWSEYFRNFVDSCLQKIPQDRPTSEVLLKHRFVLRERPPTVIMDLIQRTKDAVRELDNLQYRKMKKILFQEAPNGPGAEAPEEEEEAEPYMHRAGTLTSLESSHSVPSMSISASSQSSSVNSLADASDNEEEEEEEEEEEEEEEGPEAREMAMMQEGEHTVTSHSSIIHRLPGSDNLYDDPYQPEITPSPLQPPAAPAPTSTTSSARRRAYCRNRDHFATIRTASLVSRQIQEHEQDSALREQLSGYKRMRRQHQKQLLALESRLRGEREEHSARLQRELEAQRAGFGAEAEKLARRHQAIGEKEARAAQAEERKFQQHILGQQKKELAALLEAQKRTYKLRKEQLKEELQENPSTPKREKAEWLLRQKEQLQQCQAEEEAGLLRRQRQYFELQCRQYKRKMLLARHSLDQDLLREDLNKKQTQKDLECALLLRQHEATRELELRQLQAVQRTRAELTRLQHQTELGNQLEYNKRREQELRQKHAAQVRQQPKSLKVRAGQRPPGLPLPIPGALDPPSTGTPIEEQPCSPGQEAVLYQRMLGKEEEAVGERRILGKEGAALEPKQQRILGEESGASSPSPQKHGSLVDEEVWGLPEEEIEELRVPFLVPQERSIVGQEEAGTWSLWGKEDGSLLDEEFELGWVQGPALTPVPEEEEEEEQGAPIGTPRDPGDGCPSPDIPPEPPPTHLRPGPASQLPGLLSHGLLAGLSFAVGSSSGLLPLLLLLLLPLLAAQGGGGLQAALLALEVGLVGLGASYLLLCTALHLPSSLFLLLAQGTALGAVLGLSWRRGLMGVPLGLGAAWLLAWPGLALPLVAMAAGGRWVRQQGPRVRRGISRLWLRVLLRLSPMAFRALQGCGAVGDRGLFALYPKTNKDGFRSRLPIPGPRRRNPRTTQHPLALLAKVWALCKGWNWRLARASRGLASHLPPWAIHTLASWGLLRGERPTRIPRLLPRSQRQLGPPASHQPLPGTLAGRRSRTRQSRALPPWR, from the exons ATGCCAGCTGGGGGCCGGGCCGGGAGCCTGAAGGACCCAGATGTGGCTGAGCTCTTCTTCAAAGATGACCCAGAAAAGCTCTTCTCTGACCTCCGGGAAATTGGCCATGGCAGCTTTGGAGCCGTATACTTT GCCCGGGATGTCCGGAATAGTGAGGTGGTGGCCATCAAGAAGATGTCCTACAGTGGGAAGCAGTCCAATGAG AAATGGCAAGACATCATCAAGGAGGTGCGGTTTTTACAGAAGCTTCGGCATCCCAACACCATTCAGTACCGGGGCTGTTACCTGAGGGAGCACACGGCTTGG CTGGTGATGGAGTATTGCCTGGGCTCAGCTTCTGACCTTCTAGAAG TGCACAAGAAACCCCTTCAGGAGGTAGAGATCGCAGCCGTGACCCACGGGGCGCTTCAGGGCCTGGCATATCTGCACTCCCACAACATGATCCATAG GGATGTGAAGGCTGGAAACATCCTGCTGTCAGAGCCAGGGTTAGTGAAGCTAGGGGACTTCGGTTCTGCGTCCATCATGGCACCTGCCAACTCCTTCGTGGGCACCCCATActg GATGGCACCCGAGGTGATCCTGGCCATGGATGAGGGGCAGTACGATGGCAAAGTGGATGTCTGGTCCTTGGGGATAACCTGCATCGAGCTGG CGGAACGGAAACCACCGCTGTTTAACATGAATGCGATGAGTGCCTTATACCACATTGCACAGAACGAATCCCCCGTGCTCCAGTCAGGACACTG GTCTGAGTACTTCCGGAATTTTGTCGACTCTTGTCTTCAGAAAATCCCTCAAGACAGACCAACCTCAGAGGTCCTCCTGAAG CACCGCTTTGTGCTCCGGGAGCGGCCACCCACAGTCATTATGGACCTGATCCAGAGGACCAAGGATGCCGTGCGGGAGCTGGACAACCTGCAGTACCGCAAGATGAAGAAGATCCTATTCCAAGAGGCACCCAACGGCCCTGGTGCTGAGGCCCCAGAAGAGGAAGAG GAGGCTGAGCCCTACATGCACCGGGCCGGGACTCTGACCAGTCTCGAGAGTAGCCACTCAGTGCCCAGCATGTCCATCAGCGCCTCCAGCCAGAGCAGCTCTGTCAACAGCCTAGCAGATGCCTCAGACAacgaggaagaggaggaggaggaggaggaagaggaggaggaggaggaaggcccCGAAGCCCGGGAGATGGCCATGATGCAGGAGGGGGAGCACACGGTCACCTCTCACAGCTCCATTATTCACCGGCTGCCG GGCTCTGACAATCTGTATGATGACCCCTACCAGCCAGAGATAACCCCCAGCCCTCTCCAgccgcctgcagccccagctcccacctccaccacctctTCCGCCCGCCGCCGGGCCTACTGCCGAAACCGGGACCACTTTGCCACCATCCGAACTGCCTCCCTG GTTAGCCGTCAGATCCAGGAGCATGAGCAGGACTCTGCACTGCGGGAGCAGCTGAGTGGTTATAAGCGGATGCGACGACAGCACCAGAAGCAGCTGCTGGCCCTGGAGTCGCGTTTGAGGGGTGAACGGGAGGAGCACAGTGCACGGCTGCAGCGGGAGCTTGAGGCGCAGCGGGCTGGCTTTGGGGCGGAGGCAGAAAAGCTGGCCCGGCGGCACCAGGCCATCGGTGAGAAGGAGGCGCGAGCTGCCCAGGCCGAAGAGCGGAAGTTCCAGCAGCACATCCTTGGTCAACAGAAGAAGGAGCTGGCTGCTTTGCTGGAGGCGCAGAAGCGGACCTACAAACTTCGCAAGGAACAGCTGAAGGAG GAGCTCCAAGAGAACCCCAGCACTCCCAAGCGGGAGAAGGCCGAGTGGCTGCTGCGGCAGAAGGAGCAGCTCCAGCAGTGCCAGGcggaggaggaggcagggctgcTGCGGCGGCAGCGCCAGTACTTTGAGCTACAGTGTCGCCAGTACAAGCGCAAGATGTTGCTGGCTCGGCACAGCCTGGACCAGGACCTGCTGCGGGAG gaccTGAACAAGAAGCAGACCCAGAAAGACTTGGAATGTGCACTGCTGCTTCGGCAGCACGAGGCCACGCGGGAGCTGGAGCTGCGGCAGCTCCAGGCTGTGCAGCGCACGCGGGCTGAGCTCACCCGCCTGCAGCACCAGACGGAGCTGGGCAACCAGCTGGAGTACAACAAGCGGCGTGAGCAAGAGTTGCGGCAGAAGCACGCGGCCCAGGTTCGCCAGCAGCCCAAGAGCCTCAAAGTACGTGCAGGCCAGCGCCCCCCGGGCCTCCCACTTCCCATTCCTGGGGCTCTGGACCCACCTAGCACAGGCACCCCTATAGAAGAGCAGCCCTGCTCACCTGGCCAGGAGGCAGTCCTGTACCAAAGAATGCTGGGCAAGGAGGAGGAAGCAGTTGGAGAGAGAAGGATTCTGGGAAAGGAAGGGGCCGCTTTGGAGCCCAAGCAGCAGAGGATTCTGGGGGAAGAATCAGGAGCCTCTAGTCCCAGTCCACAAAAACATGGGAGCCTGGTTGATGAGGAAGTTTGGGGTCTGCCTGAGGAGGAGATAGAGGAGCTTCGGGTGCCCTTCCTTGTACCCCAGGAGAGGAGCATTGTTGGCCAGGAGGAGGCTGGGACGTGGAGCTTGTGGGGGAAGGAGGATGGGAGTCTTCTGGATGAGGAGTTTGAGCTTGGCTGGGTCCAGGGCCCAGCACTGACTCCAGTCCccgaggaggaggaagaagaggaacagGGGGCTCCGATTGGGACCCCTAGGGATCCTGGAGATGGTTGTCCTTCCCCCGACATCCCTCCTGAACCCCCTCCAACACACCTGAGGCCCGGCCCTGCCAGCCAGCTCCCCGGACTCCTGTCCCATGGCCTCCTGGCTGGCCTCTCCTTTGCGGTGGGGTCCTCCTCTGGCCTCCTgcccctcctgctgctgctgctgcttccatTGCTGGCAGCCCAGGGTGGGGGTGGCCTGCAGGCAGCGCTGCTGGCCCTTGAGGTGGGGCTGGTGGGGCTGGGGGCCTCCTACCTGCTCCTTTGTACAGCCCTGCACCTGCCCTCCAGTCTTTTCCTACTCCTGGCCCAGGGTACCGCACTGGGGGCCGTCCTGGGCCTGAGCTGGCGCCGAGGCCTCATGGGTGTTCCCCTGGGCCTTGGAGCTGCCTGGCTCCTAGCTTGGCCAGGCCTGGCTCTACCTCTGGTGGCTATGGCAGCGGGGGGCAGATGGGTGCGGCAGCAGGGCCCCCGGGTGCGCCGGGGCATATCTCGACTCTGGTTGCGGGTTCTATTGCGCCTGTCACCCATGGCCTTCCGGGCCCTGcagggctgtggggctgtggggGACCGGGGTCTGTTTGCACTCTACCCCAAAACCAACAAGGATGGCTTCCGCAGCCGCCTGCCCATCCCTGGGCCCCGGCGGCGTAATCCCCGCACCACCCAACACCCATTAGCCTTGTTGGCAAAGGTCTGGGCCCTGTGCAAGGGCTGGAACTGGCGTCTGGCACGGGCCAGCCGGGGTTTAGCATCCCACTTGCCCCCATGGGCCATCCACACACTGGCCAGCTGGGGCCTGCTTCGGGGTGAACGGCCCACCCGAATCCCCCGGCTACTACCACGCAGCCAGCGCCAGCTAGGGCCCCCTGCCTCCCACCAGCCACTGCCAGGGACTCTAGCCGGGCGGAGATCCCGCACCCGCCAGTCCCGGGCCCTGCCTCCCTGGAGGTAG